The DNA region TTTTCGGAACGCCATACACCCTTGAACCAAAAATACTCCATCAATGTAACCATGTTTCCAAGTTCCAGGTGGTGCAATGGTGTAAGAAGTGTCTTCTTGTGTGATGTCTATAAGAGTGGCGGATCCAAGAGATTTAGGAAGCAACATGAGGAATGGAAATTGAGGAGCAGGGGGACATGTTCCCTTGGTTGCGACAGCATCATCAACTATGCGTCGCCATGATCGACATACTCGTCGACACTTGAGGTAATCCACCAATGTTAACTTTCGTAGAATCTCTTCCAACAATTCTTGTTGGATATCTGACCAACCACCGTTTCTCTCTTCTCCTCCCACCATGGAGGATCAAACAAAACCCCCTTATTGCTTTGTGAATGCCTAAAAACCCCtccttttttttgaacgtaaacCCCTGCTTTAACCCTAGACGAAGTATATTATCCTAGTTTTTCTTATTTACTCATTGCATATTTTTGATTTGATACAAATCTATGAAaatattgttttgatttttttttttaatatcaatTAAGATTATCATGAAATGATGCGACagcttaaaattaaatatttgttctaatcttttatatttttcaattttttatcctTTTTCATCATTTTACTGTGATTTATGAGACATTTCAATTAAGAAAAAGCTTGGAAagcaataattatttattcacacctcaaaatgaggtggaatgaggtggatgaagagagagatatgaagaaaagaaaaagtaagagtgagaaagtataagatgtgataaatgataagaggagagagatagaaataaaaataggtgaaaatgaagtgtataaaaaagaggtgtgtatatatcattacccctTGGAAAGTGTTTGCAACTATTGTTTCAGGCCTATATCCTCAGTTGGGAGCTTGTACAAAATATTGTCAAAGAGACTATGGGCTATTTTGGGGGAAGTTATTGATGAGAGACAATCACCATTCATCGGGGGACGATTCATGCTGGATAGTGTTGTGATTACTAATGAGATTGTTgaggaagttttttttttagataagcagaTTGTTGAGGAAGTAAAGCGGAGAAAGAAAGAGTGTATTgtgtttacaatttttttttggaaagtcaTATGACTTGGTAAGTTGAGACTTCCTTTATTACATGATGGGAAGGTTGAAATTCTGCTAGAAATAGATCAACTAGATTAAAGGTGCACTCAGTTGGCCCTGGTGTCCTTATTGGTGAATGGTAGCCCCACATAGGAGTTTATCCTTGAGAGAGGATTGTGCCAAGGTGATCCGATCCGCTAGcttcctttctttttctaattGTGGTAGAAAGGCTGAGTGGGCTAATGAGGCAGGCCCAATACATGAATTTATTCTGTGGATACAATGTAGGAGATGAGGAGGTGGAATTAGCGCTGCTACAATTTGTGGACGATACGCTATTCTTTGGTTAGACAACAAATCAGAATATCTGGTATTGAAAAGCATGCTGGGGTATTTTGAGCTCATGCGGGGCTTAACAGTAAATTTTTCTAAAAGCAAGTTGGCTAGGATACAAGTGAATGGAAGAGAAACTTAGGAATTTGCTGCTATGTTAAATTGTAAGGTCATGAAGATTCTATTTGTGTAATTGGGGATTCCCGTGGGTGCCAATCCGAAGAAGGTAGCAACTTAGGAGCCAGTAATCAGGAAATTCAAGAGGAAACTTGGATCATGATAATATTTCCATAATATTTTCTAACCCAGCTCATCATGAAAGATCAAAACACATACATGTGGATTGTTGCTATATCCGAGAATTGGTTCAAAGTGGAAAAATCAAGCTTGTTCTTGTACAAAGCAAACATCAGCTAGCATATTGTTTCACAAGTTGGGAATTTTAGATATATACCATCCAACTTGAGGGGATATTAGCTCATATACACATTCATTTGCTAGTTAGAGGTTCATTAGTTAGTTACTTTACCTTTGTATAAAACACTTGTAACTCTCTTTTTTTTGACAGGAAGAACGAACTAGAGATTTTCCTCCTTAATTAAGATTGGCAAAGAAAGGACACCTAATTACAACAATTGACGAGCTATGTTTACAACATCAACGGTTGAGTTTATTTTGCAtgtaagaaaatgaaaataacaacttaattaacAAAGTCCCAAAATCCCAATATTTACTTTATCTATAGGTTCTGTTGGAGGGTTTTGGGATTAATTTACACAATGTTAGCTTCATGCTTTAATCAACAACTTCACCAAATGGAGTCCGAATTGAATGGTTGCTCCTGCTGATGTTGCTGCTGTGGCATACACTCTAAAACTCTTGAAGAAGAAGCACTGAGATTATTTGAGCTCAGGTCAGTTCCAAGGTGGTGGGAAACTCCTTGAGGCATCATGTATGATGTTGCAAAATGTTCTGCAGCTGCAGCTTCTTTTTGCTGATTATAACTTCTAAATTGCAAGGCCTTGAGAAGCAAAGAATTTACAGAATTAATGTTTGGATTCAGCAACCCAGAAGGCCATGGAAGTGAGGAAACACCAGTTGCAGGTGGCCAGTTCATGGTCAAGTTCATGTTTGTGTTAACATTATTGTTACTCATGAGATCATAGTTGAAAGTTTGTGCTGAATTAATGTTAGTGAGTCCATGACCAGATGAACTTGCAATGTTGTTTAGATTTGGCAGCTCAACATCACCAAATTCATTGACCATTGAGGTTGTGTCACATGGGGATTCTGGTTGGGAAGATGAAGTTTGTTGTAGTTTTTTGGCTGCTGTGGTCTTCTGAAAAACCCTACAAACAACCCATTCGTCCTATAAAAGTAAAGATTACAGAATGTGATTATTCTCACCAATGAAACCAAAGCATGGTGATGAACTTAATTACATATTGACATTCTTGTACAAAATAGTGTAAACTTATTTGTAGACATCTAAATAGTGTAAACATCCAATAAACACCTTAAAGTAGGAAaattagagaagagagaaataattaatatatgtaAGAAGATAAGACTAGCGACATGGTTGTCAATCTGAGATTACCTAATCTCGTGGAGAGAAGGTAATCTCGTAACGTAATCTCGTAACGTAGTCTCGTAAGAGATTACCTCGTgcaaaaatgatatttttaaactataataatgatTAAGTCACACTAATACTACTAAAAATTATCCAAATTATCTaacaatgaaaattaaaatcaagcataaaattaccaaatatcCAAATCTAAGGTACATAAGTCATAACAAGTTAACAAAATATCAATGCAAGTTAGGAT from Lotus japonicus ecotype B-129 chromosome 2, LjGifu_v1.2 includes:
- the LOC130738877 gene encoding NAC domain-containing protein 100; this translates as MEENLPPGFRFHPTDEELITYYLTSKVSDTNFTSKAVAVVDLNKSEPWDLPGKASMGEKEWYFFSLRDRKYPTGLRTNRATESGYWKTTGKDKEIFRAGVLVGMKKTLVFYKGRAPRGEKSNWVMHEYRLENKHHFRTSKDEWVVCRVFQKTTAAKKLQQTSSSQPESPCDTTSMVNEFGDVELPNLNNIASSSGHGLTNINSAQTFNYDLMSNNNVNTNMNLTMNWPPATGVSSLPWPSGLLNPNINSVNSLLLKALQFRSYNQQKEAAAAEHFATSYMMPQGVSHHLGTDLSSNNLSASSSRVLECMPQQQHQQEQPFNSDSIW